One part of the Mycobacterium marinum genome encodes these proteins:
- a CDS encoding FAD-binding oxidoreductase gives MTVRHVTVGYSDGTHKTMPVRPDQSILEAAEEHGVAIVNECQSGICGTCVATCTAGRYDMGRTEGLSDVERAARKILTCQTFAESDCEIELQYPVDDNAALLVSGDGVVTGVDMVSPGTAVLRVDVSAMAGTIGYRAGQFAQLQVPGSDQWRNYSYAHPADGGGELEFIIRLLPDGAMSNYLRDHAKQGDRIALRGSKGNFYLRPIVRPVVLVAGGTGLSAILAMAQSLPADPGQPVSLLYGVTSAEDLCKLDELEQLEHRVAGLQVHVIVARRDDDWSGRTGLVTDLLDEAMLAGGDADVYLCGPAAMVEATRTWLSANGFHRAGLYHEKFVASGAARRRTPARLDYSALDLAAVRRSGRGTAVVIGGSIAGIAAAKVCSDAFDRVIVLEKDDPHRRREGRPGAAQGWHLHHLLTAGQIELERFFPGIVDDMVREGAFKVDMAAQYRIRLGGTWKKPGTSDIEIVCAGRPLLEWCVRRRLDDEPRIDFRYESEVTDLVFDRANNAVIGVAVQGDGGEPEVIPAEFVVDASGKNTHVPEFLGRIGIGAPEVEQDIINCFYSTMQHQVPPERQWQDKVMVICYAYRPYEDTYAAQYYTDSSRTILSTSLVAYNCYSPPRTAREFREFADLMPSPVIGENIDGLQPASPIYNFRYPNMLRLHYEKKRNLPRALLAVGDAYTSADPVSGLGMSLALKEVREMQLLLSKYGPTHRELPRKYYRTIAKMADTAWFVIREQNLRFNWLKDVDKKRPFYFGALTWYMDRLLELVHDDLDAYREFLAVVHLVKPPLALMKPGIASRVIGKWARTRLSGQKTLIARNYENHTAPAEPADQLVTVGDLR, from the coding sequence ATGACAGTTCGGCACGTTACCGTCGGCTACTCGGACGGAACGCACAAGACCATGCCGGTGCGGCCCGACCAGTCGATACTGGAGGCCGCCGAAGAACACGGTGTCGCCATCGTCAACGAATGCCAGAGCGGAATCTGCGGCACCTGCGTGGCCACCTGCACCGCCGGCCGGTACGACATGGGACGTACCGAGGGCCTCTCCGATGTGGAGCGAGCGGCCCGAAAGATCCTCACCTGCCAGACCTTTGCCGAGTCCGATTGCGAGATCGAACTGCAGTACCCCGTCGACGACAACGCGGCGTTGCTGGTAAGCGGCGACGGCGTGGTGACCGGTGTTGACATGGTGTCACCGGGCACCGCCGTCCTGCGTGTCGATGTCTCGGCCATGGCCGGCACGATCGGATATCGAGCGGGCCAGTTCGCCCAGCTGCAGGTTCCCGGTAGCGACCAGTGGCGCAACTACTCTTATGCGCATCCGGCCGACGGAGGTGGTGAGCTCGAGTTCATCATCCGATTGTTGCCCGACGGCGCGATGTCGAACTATCTGCGTGACCACGCCAAACAGGGTGATCGAATTGCGTTGCGGGGCAGCAAGGGAAACTTCTATCTTCGCCCGATTGTACGGCCGGTGGTGCTGGTCGCCGGCGGTACCGGCCTGTCAGCAATCCTGGCCATGGCCCAGAGTCTGCCGGCCGATCCCGGCCAACCGGTAAGTCTGCTCTATGGAGTGACCTCGGCCGAAGATCTGTGCAAGCTCGACGAACTCGAACAGCTCGAGCACCGTGTTGCGGGCTTGCAGGTGCACGTCATCGTGGCGCGCCGCGACGACGACTGGTCCGGGCGCACCGGGCTGGTCACCGACTTGCTCGACGAGGCGATGCTGGCCGGCGGCGACGCCGACGTGTACCTGTGCGGCCCCGCTGCGATGGTCGAGGCTACCCGCACCTGGTTGTCGGCCAATGGCTTTCACCGAGCTGGGCTCTACCACGAGAAGTTCGTGGCCAGCGGGGCGGCGCGCCGCCGCACGCCGGCGCGCCTGGACTACTCGGCCCTGGATCTCGCCGCAGTGCGGCGCAGCGGTCGCGGTACCGCTGTGGTCATCGGCGGCAGCATCGCGGGCATCGCCGCGGCCAAGGTCTGCAGCGACGCCTTTGACCGCGTCATCGTGCTCGAGAAGGACGACCCCCACCGCCGCCGCGAGGGCAGACCGGGCGCTGCGCAGGGCTGGCACCTGCACCACCTCCTCACCGCCGGGCAGATCGAACTCGAACGTTTCTTCCCCGGCATCGTCGACGACATGGTGCGCGAGGGCGCATTCAAGGTCGACATGGCAGCCCAGTACCGGATTCGGCTGGGCGGAACCTGGAAGAAACCCGGTACGAGCGACATCGAGATCGTGTGCGCCGGGCGGCCGCTGCTGGAATGGTGCGTGCGCCGTCGACTCGACGACGAACCGCGCATCGACTTCCGCTACGAGTCAGAGGTCACCGACCTGGTGTTCGATCGCGCCAACAACGCCGTCATCGGGGTTGCCGTCCAGGGTGACGGCGGCGAACCGGAGGTGATTCCCGCGGAGTTCGTCGTGGATGCCTCGGGAAAGAACACCCACGTGCCGGAGTTCTTGGGGCGCATCGGCATTGGAGCCCCCGAGGTCGAACAGGACATCATCAACTGCTTCTACTCCACCATGCAACACCAGGTGCCGCCGGAGCGGCAGTGGCAAGACAAGGTGATGGTGATCTGTTATGCGTACCGGCCCTACGAAGACACCTACGCCGCGCAGTACTACACCGACAGCTCCCGGACCATCCTGTCCACCTCACTGGTGGCCTACAACTGCTACTCGCCGCCACGCACCGCTCGAGAATTTCGCGAGTTCGCCGATCTGATGCCGTCACCGGTCATCGGAGAGAACATCGACGGACTTCAGCCTGCCTCGCCGATCTACAACTTCCGATATCCCAACATGCTGCGGCTGCACTACGAAAAGAAGCGCAACCTGCCGCGCGCTCTGTTGGCGGTGGGCGACGCCTACACCAGTGCGGACCCCGTTTCCGGGCTGGGCATGAGTCTGGCGCTCAAGGAAGTTCGGGAGATGCAGTTGCTGCTGTCCAAATACGGTCCCACGCACCGGGAGCTACCGCGCAAGTACTACCGAACGATCGCCAAGATGGCCGACACCGCCTGGTTCGTGATCCGCGAGCAGAACCTGCGCTTCAACTGGCTCAAGGACGTCGACAAGAAACGCCCGTTCTATTTCGGTGCGCTCACCTGGTACATGGATCGGCTGTTGGAGCTGGTGCACGACGACCTCGACGCCTACCGCGAGTTTCTGGCCGTCGTCCACCTGGTCAAACCGCCGCTGGCGCTCATGAAGCCCGGAATCGCCAGCCGCGTCATCGGTAAATGGGCGCGAACCAGGCTGTCCGGCCAGAAGACGTTGATCGCCCGCAACTACGAAAACCACACCGCACCTGCCGAACCCGCGGACCAGCTGGTGACCGTGGGTGATCTGAGATAA
- a CDS encoding alpha/beta fold hydrolase — MAQAHRILNCRGTRIHAVEDGEGPLVILLHGFPESWYSWRHQIPALAAAGYRVVAVDQRGYGRSSKYRVQKAYRIKELVGDVLGVVDAYGADKAFVIGHDWGAPVAWTFAWLSPQRCAGVVGISVPFAGRGVIGLPGSPFGEHRPNDYHLELAGEGRVWYQDYFSAQDGIIAEIEEDVRTWLLGLTYTVSGDGMIAATKAAADAGVDLASMDPIDVIRAGPLCMADGARLKDAFVYPETMPAWFTDADLDFYTGEFERSGFGGPLSFYHNIDNDWHDLADQEGKPLSAPALFIGGQYDVGTTWGAEAIARAHEVMSDYRGTHMVADVGHWIQREAPDETNRLLLEFLGGLRQ, encoded by the coding sequence ATGGCGCAGGCTCATCGGATCTTGAACTGCCGGGGCACCCGCATCCATGCCGTCGAAGACGGCGAGGGACCGCTGGTGATACTGCTGCACGGGTTTCCAGAGTCCTGGTACTCGTGGCGCCATCAGATTCCGGCGCTGGCCGCCGCGGGCTACCGGGTGGTGGCCGTCGATCAGCGTGGCTATGGCCGATCGTCGAAGTACCGGGTGCAAAAGGCCTACCGCATCAAAGAATTAGTCGGTGACGTGCTTGGCGTCGTCGATGCCTATGGTGCGGACAAGGCATTCGTTATCGGTCACGACTGGGGCGCGCCGGTCGCTTGGACCTTCGCCTGGTTATCTCCGCAAAGATGCGCCGGAGTGGTGGGGATCAGCGTTCCATTCGCCGGGCGTGGTGTGATCGGCTTGCCGGGCAGCCCCTTTGGCGAGCATCGGCCCAATGACTACCACCTCGAGCTGGCGGGCGAAGGCCGGGTTTGGTATCAGGACTACTTCTCCGCTCAGGATGGCATCATCGCCGAGATCGAGGAAGATGTGCGGACCTGGCTACTCGGGCTGACCTACACGGTGTCCGGCGACGGCATGATCGCGGCCACCAAGGCGGCCGCCGATGCGGGTGTCGATCTGGCATCCATGGATCCGATCGACGTTATCCGGGCCGGCCCCTTGTGCATGGCCGATGGGGCGCGGCTCAAGGACGCGTTCGTCTACCCGGAGACGATGCCCGCTTGGTTCACCGATGCCGATCTTGACTTCTACACTGGCGAGTTCGAACGCTCCGGCTTCGGTGGACCGCTGAGTTTCTATCACAACATCGACAACGACTGGCACGACCTCGCCGACCAGGAAGGCAAGCCGCTGTCTGCGCCCGCGCTGTTCATCGGTGGTCAATACGATGTCGGCACCACCTGGGGAGCCGAGGCCATAGCGCGGGCACACGAGGTCATGTCCGACTACCGCGGCACCCACATGGTGGCCGACGTCGGGCACTGGATTCAGCGGGAAGCGCCCGATGAGACCAACCGGCTGCTACTCGAATTCCTTGGGGGGCTGCGGCAGTGA
- a CDS encoding flavin reductase family protein → MSCAFDMIPQTVDPLDGAALRYAFSCFPSGVIAVCAMVGDAPVGMAASSFTSVSIDPPLVSICVQNTSTTWPKLRNRPRLGVSVLAEGHDETCISLSRKEGDRFAGVFHSELPGGGVVVLGASAWLECLLHSEVPAGDHTIALLEICSLGADPETPPLVFHGSRFRRLAAHPATEPG, encoded by the coding sequence GTGAGTTGCGCCTTCGACATGATTCCGCAGACCGTCGACCCTCTCGACGGCGCCGCGTTGCGCTACGCCTTCAGCTGCTTCCCCTCCGGTGTGATTGCTGTCTGTGCGATGGTCGGCGATGCCCCGGTCGGGATGGCGGCGAGCTCGTTCACTTCCGTTTCGATCGACCCGCCGCTGGTGTCGATCTGTGTGCAGAACACTTCCACGACGTGGCCGAAGTTGCGCAACCGTCCGCGCCTCGGCGTCAGCGTTCTTGCCGAGGGCCACGACGAGACATGTATCAGCCTCTCGCGCAAGGAAGGTGACCGATTCGCCGGGGTGTTCCACAGCGAGCTGCCCGGCGGGGGCGTGGTCGTTCTCGGAGCCAGCGCCTGGCTGGAGTGCCTGCTGCACTCCGAGGTCCCGGCGGGGGATCACACCATCGCATTGCTTGAAATCTGCTCGCTGGGAGCCGATCCCGAGACACCACCACTGGTTTTTCATGGCAGCCGGTTCCGCCGGTTGGCCGCTCACCCCGCAACGGAGCCTGGATGA
- a CDS encoding 3,4-dihydroxy-2-butanone-4-phosphate synthase, with protein sequence MKTTDVRVRRAITAIAAGRPVVVTHDHAAQGYLVFAAEAATSSLVAFTVRHTAGYVRVALPDAECARLNLPPMCHDNPTHRVSVDVRATGTGISARDRARTIAALASAGSQAADFLRPGHVAPLLAEPHGVLAKCEPAEAAVDLARLAGHRPAAALCEIVSRRNPTLMAHGAELVEFAVEHGLAVVSIAELLAYRQRTEPQVIRLTETTLPTWAGNSRVIGFRDLGPANLGGEHLAVIIGAPDSGVPVALHVHIECLTGDVFGSTGCRCGGELNGALSAMSAQGSGVVLYLRPPGPPRACGLFASDEETPADFMSETVTWMLRDLGVYAIKLSDDMPGFGLVIFGAIREAGGAAGPADTPLAAAG encoded by the coding sequence ATGAAAACCACCGATGTCCGGGTGCGCCGGGCGATCACCGCGATAGCGGCGGGACGCCCCGTCGTTGTCACCCACGATCACGCCGCCCAGGGATATCTGGTCTTCGCGGCCGAGGCCGCGACCTCGTCTCTGGTCGCTTTCACCGTCCGGCACACGGCGGGATATGTCCGCGTCGCGCTGCCGGACGCCGAGTGTGCGCGGTTGAACCTACCGCCGATGTGCCATGACAACCCGACACATCGGGTATCGGTCGATGTGCGAGCAACCGGCACCGGCATCTCGGCGCGCGACCGTGCCCGCACCATCGCGGCTCTCGCGTCGGCGGGCTCGCAAGCTGCGGATTTTCTCCGGCCCGGGCACGTGGCCCCACTACTGGCCGAGCCGCATGGGGTGCTCGCCAAGTGCGAGCCCGCCGAAGCCGCCGTAGACCTTGCCCGCCTAGCCGGACACCGGCCGGCCGCCGCATTGTGTGAGATTGTCTCTCGCCGTAACCCCACTCTGATGGCGCACGGCGCCGAGTTGGTCGAATTCGCCGTGGAACACGGATTGGCCGTCGTGTCCATTGCCGAACTCCTGGCTTATCGGCAACGGACCGAACCGCAGGTCATCCGGCTGACGGAGACGACCCTACCCACGTGGGCCGGCAATTCCCGCGTCATCGGCTTTCGTGATCTGGGGCCAGCCAACCTAGGAGGCGAGCATTTGGCGGTGATCATCGGTGCCCCCGACTCCGGCGTGCCCGTGGCACTGCACGTCCACATCGAGTGCCTCACCGGCGACGTCTTCGGGTCGACCGGGTGCCGATGCGGCGGGGAACTCAACGGCGCACTCAGCGCAATGTCAGCCCAGGGCAGCGGCGTGGTCCTGTACCTGCGGCCCCCAGGACCGCCGCGCGCATGCGGCCTGTTCGCCTCTGACGAGGAGACCCCCGCTGACTTCATGTCCGAGACCGTGACCTGGATGCTGCGCGATCTTGGGGTGTATGCGATCAAACTCTCCGACGACATGCCAGGATTTGGCCTTGTGATCTTCGGAGCCATTCGCGAGGCTGGTGGGGCCGCCGGGCCTGCAGACACGCCGCTCGCGGCCGCGGGCTAG
- a CDS encoding glucose 1-dehydrogenase produces MRYPDLAGKAAIVTGAGAGIGLAIAERLAAEGAAVLCADIDVASAEQAAAKIGSGAVGYQVDVSAEEQVAGMVEACVTAFGGLDKLVANAGVVHLAPILDTAVEDFDRVIGINLRGAWLCTKHAAPKMVERGGGAIVNMSSLAGHIGVGGTAAYGMSKAGISHLSRVTAAELRSANVRSNALLPAFVDTPMQQSAMAMFDEALGTGGANTMIARLQGRMARPEEMASIVAFLLSDDSSMITGTTQIADGGTIAALW; encoded by the coding sequence ATGAGGTACCCGGACCTGGCCGGCAAAGCCGCGATCGTGACCGGGGCCGGGGCCGGGATCGGCCTCGCGATCGCCGAGCGGCTGGCCGCCGAAGGCGCCGCGGTACTCTGCGCGGACATCGACGTCGCTTCGGCCGAGCAAGCAGCGGCGAAAATCGGCTCCGGCGCAGTCGGGTATCAGGTCGATGTCAGTGCCGAGGAACAGGTCGCCGGCATGGTCGAAGCCTGCGTCACAGCGTTCGGCGGGCTCGACAAGCTCGTCGCCAATGCCGGAGTCGTTCATCTGGCCCCGATCCTCGACACCGCGGTCGAGGACTTTGATCGGGTCATCGGCATCAACCTGCGTGGAGCCTGGTTGTGCACCAAGCATGCGGCACCCAAGATGGTCGAGCGCGGCGGGGGAGCGATCGTCAACATGTCGTCACTGGCGGGCCATATCGGGGTGGGCGGAACCGCGGCGTACGGCATGTCGAAGGCCGGGATCAGCCACCTCAGCCGAGTCACGGCCGCCGAACTGCGCTCGGCCAATGTGCGCTCCAATGCGTTGTTGCCCGCGTTCGTGGATACCCCCATGCAACAGAGTGCGATGGCGATGTTCGACGAGGCGCTCGGAACGGGGGGCGCGAACACCATGATTGCCAGGTTGCAGGGCCGCATGGCCAGACCCGAGGAGATGGCTAGCATCGTGGCGTTCCTGCTGTCCGACGATTCGTCGATGATTACCGGAACAACCCAGATCGCGGACGGCGGAACCATCGCCGCACTGTGGTGA
- a CDS encoding YoaK family protein, which translates to MKPHPGTRPQSLATGHDGHLSSKRVLLSYSGSLAFIAGFVNAVGLLLLAFPVGNLTGVTTQLGMNTANPWLYEGHILAAILMGFWIGAITAGAILGNNQHPRGSHHAIVLTVEAILLMLASLGVEETQVKAGIQALGVEEPVVQALFIAAALGMQNGLTSSFRGMAVRTTHFTGTVTDLGLMLGRARREGIESWKAAVLALTLVLFLVGGAAGLLIGTWLGGYALLLPAGACAVFAATYLLRSRKTKVATATTAENPARDVGETATVTV; encoded by the coding sequence ATGAAACCCCACCCCGGCACACGACCGCAGTCGTTGGCCACGGGACACGACGGCCACCTCTCATCCAAGAGGGTCCTGCTCAGCTACAGTGGCTCACTGGCCTTCATCGCAGGCTTTGTCAATGCGGTTGGCCTGCTGCTGCTGGCCTTCCCGGTCGGCAACCTCACGGGAGTGACAACCCAGCTTGGCATGAACACAGCCAATCCCTGGCTGTATGAGGGTCACATCCTGGCCGCGATCTTGATGGGGTTCTGGATTGGCGCGATCACGGCCGGAGCGATTCTCGGCAATAACCAGCATCCCCGGGGGTCGCACCACGCCATCGTGCTGACCGTGGAGGCGATATTGCTGATGCTCGCCTCGCTCGGTGTGGAGGAAACTCAGGTCAAGGCGGGCATTCAGGCGCTGGGCGTCGAGGAACCCGTCGTGCAGGCCCTGTTTATCGCGGCGGCCCTTGGAATGCAGAACGGCCTGACGTCAAGCTTCCGCGGGATGGCGGTTCGCACCACCCACTTCACCGGCACGGTGACCGATCTCGGCTTGATGCTTGGCCGCGCCCGTCGGGAAGGAATCGAGAGCTGGAAGGCCGCAGTCCTTGCGCTGACCTTGGTGCTCTTCTTGGTGGGTGGCGCCGCCGGCCTGCTGATCGGAACCTGGCTTGGCGGATATGCGCTGCTTCTTCCGGCGGGGGCGTGTGCGGTCTTTGCGGCGACGTATTTGCTGCGTAGCCGGAAGACCAAAGTGGCCACGGCGACAACGGCCGAGAACCCAGCGCGAGACGTCGGCGAAACCGCAACAGTGACCGTGTGA
- a CDS encoding helix-turn-helix transcriptional regulator produces MKARCSNIEIVSAARAGKQSRPHNSDSERGWTFLTNHGHVLLCVSVSEHLTARELSMRIGITERSVQTILADLTDEGYLIKSKDGRRNVYTLNPKGRLRHPLEASHTVGELIEALS; encoded by the coding sequence ATGAAAGCTCGGTGTAGTAACATCGAAATTGTGAGCGCTGCCAGGGCCGGGAAGCAAAGCCGACCGCACAATAGCGACTCCGAACGCGGATGGACATTCCTGACCAACCACGGACATGTACTGCTGTGCGTATCAGTCAGTGAACATTTGACCGCCCGTGAACTCTCGATGCGAATCGGCATCACCGAGCGGTCAGTACAGACGATCCTGGCGGACTTGACCGATGAAGGTTACCTGATCAAGTCCAAGGACGGCAGACGCAATGTCTACACCCTCAATCCCAAGGGCAGACTGCGCCACCCCCTGGAAGCCAGCCACACCGTGGGCGAACTCATAGAAGCGTTGTCATAG
- a CDS encoding DMT family transporter gives MSWIVLVMSGVLEAVWATALGKSEGFSKPAPSVVFLVAFIVSMAGLAYAMRDLSVGTAYAVWVGIGAVLTVVYAMATGDEPASLLKVAFLAMIIGSVIGLKLAH, from the coding sequence GTGTCGTGGATAGTGCTGGTCATGTCTGGTGTTCTAGAAGCCGTGTGGGCAACTGCCCTTGGCAAGTCCGAAGGGTTCAGCAAGCCCGCGCCGAGCGTGGTGTTTCTGGTGGCGTTCATCGTCAGCATGGCCGGGTTGGCCTACGCCATGCGGGACCTGTCGGTCGGGACCGCATACGCCGTCTGGGTGGGCATTGGGGCAGTTCTCACCGTGGTCTACGCGATGGCCACCGGGGATGAGCCGGCGTCGCTTCTCAAGGTGGCGTTCTTGGCAATGATCATTGGAAGCGTGATCGGCCTCAAGCTCGCACACTGA
- a CDS encoding TetR/AcrR family transcriptional regulator, whose translation MDSVVAPVRRRPKDRKQQILEQAVGLFIDRGFHSVKLEDIAEAAGVTARALYRHYDNKQALLAEAIRTGQDQYQSARRLTEGEQEPTPRPLSVDLPDLIAAAVASRSLTVLWQREARYLNDADRIEVRRRINAIVAGMRESVLLEVPGLSPAHSELRAWAVSSTLTSLGRHSLTLPAEELKERLYQACMAAARTPPVCELEPLGTAAGGRDGQDVLFSRYETLLATGARLFRAQGYPAVSTSEIGKGAGIAGPGLYRSFSSKQAILDALIRRLDEWRSLECIRALRANRQAAQRLRGLVEGHVRISLDAPDLVAVCVTELNHASGDVRDGYVRNQADRDTLWIDLIGELVPQTSSVEARLLVAAAISFIEDVARTWHLTRYAAVADEITAIALSILTSRS comes from the coding sequence ATGGACTCCGTCGTCGCGCCCGTTAGGCGCCGGCCGAAGGATCGAAAGCAGCAAATTCTGGAGCAGGCCGTTGGGCTCTTCATCGACCGTGGCTTTCATTCGGTCAAGTTGGAGGACATCGCCGAGGCGGCGGGAGTCACCGCGCGTGCGCTCTATCGCCACTACGACAACAAGCAAGCGTTGCTGGCCGAGGCCATCCGGACCGGTCAGGATCAGTACCAAAGTGCGCGCCGACTCACCGAGGGCGAGCAAGAGCCGACGCCTCGCCCGTTGAGTGTTGATCTTCCGGACCTGATCGCCGCGGCTGTTGCGTCGCGGTCCTTGACGGTGTTGTGGCAGCGCGAGGCGCGCTATCTCAATGACGCCGACCGTATCGAGGTCCGGCGCCGCATCAACGCGATCGTCGCCGGCATGCGCGAAAGCGTCTTGCTGGAGGTGCCCGGTCTGAGCCCGGCGCACTCGGAGTTGCGGGCGTGGGCGGTGTCCAGCACGCTGACCAGCCTCGGTAGACATAGTCTGACGCTTCCCGCCGAGGAGCTCAAAGAGCGCCTGTACCAGGCGTGTATGGCCGCTGCCAGGACGCCCCCGGTGTGCGAGCTGGAGCCACTTGGAACGGCCGCTGGCGGGCGCGACGGGCAGGACGTGCTGTTCTCCCGCTATGAAACCCTGTTGGCCACGGGTGCACGGCTATTCCGTGCGCAGGGCTATCCGGCCGTTAGCACCAGTGAAATCGGCAAGGGTGCCGGAATCGCGGGGCCCGGGTTGTATCGCTCGTTCTCGTCCAAGCAGGCGATCCTGGACGCGCTCATCCGCCGCCTTGATGAGTGGCGAAGCCTGGAGTGCATCCGCGCCTTACGCGCGAATCGGCAAGCGGCGCAGCGGCTACGCGGGCTGGTCGAGGGACACGTCCGGATCAGCTTGGACGCACCGGATCTGGTTGCGGTGTGCGTGACCGAGCTGAACCACGCCTCCGGCGACGTGCGGGACGGATATGTTCGGAATCAAGCCGACCGTGACACCCTCTGGATTGATCTCATCGGCGAGCTGGTTCCACAGACCAGTTCGGTCGAAGCGCGACTTTTGGTCGCGGCGGCCATCAGCTTTATCGAGGATGTGGCGCGTACCTGGCATCTCACGCGCTACGCCGCGGTGGCAGACGAAATCACCGCGATCGCACTATCAATCCTGACCAGCCGGTCCTGA
- a CDS encoding SCP2 sterol-binding domain-containing protein: MGFFKDCSEIDKYIGGVFRDAGDHPQSGPKFRAANIVMRVVYTNPDCELTVALRDDFRVVCGPSNLTPDVTMTMPADVADQFWRGNYNLTIGLAKGQVKAKGPIGKILRLIPLTKPLFGSYRKKIAEKDREQSRGGLTR, translated from the coding sequence ATGGGCTTCTTCAAGGATTGCAGCGAGATCGACAAGTACATCGGCGGGGTCTTTCGCGATGCCGGCGACCACCCACAGTCGGGGCCGAAATTCCGCGCCGCCAACATCGTCATGCGGGTGGTCTACACAAATCCCGACTGCGAACTCACCGTCGCACTGCGCGACGATTTCCGAGTCGTCTGCGGCCCGAGCAATCTCACACCCGACGTCACGATGACCATGCCCGCCGATGTCGCCGACCAATTCTGGCGCGGTAACTACAATCTCACCATTGGCCTGGCCAAGGGCCAGGTCAAGGCCAAGGGCCCGATCGGAAAGATCCTGCGGCTGATCCCGTTGACCAAACCGCTGTTCGGCAGCTACCGCAAAAAGATTGCCGAGAAAGATCGCGAACAGTCCCGAGGTGGCCTGACCCGATGA
- a CDS encoding aldehyde dehydrogenase family protein, with protein MTTVAVPHYAMLIGGESVDSDRRLSLVDPGDESPVATVACGDASHVDAAVAAAKASFEDGSWPRATPQERAAVMRRIVAAADQVSDELIELEMACNGATIRLATGFHIGYALSHFSYFADLAESYAYQRPAPIETFPVLSQSVVHREPIGVVGAITPWNFPLLLTLWKVGPAIAAGNSVVVKPDEHTPLSILEFARIAERSGLPPGVINVVPGEGPEAGARLASHPDVGKIAFTGSTAVGREIMRLASGTVKQVTLELGGKGPTIVLDDADLEMAVEGVLYGCFAYSGQVCESGTRALVPTTLYHEFVDRLVKRAATIVVGPTRDWDTDLGPVIDAAQRTRILNYIRGAQTDGATVALGGEALTGGMFDKGFWVAPTILTGVHNDMAIAREEVFGPVLVVIGYDGDEQAIAIANDSDYGLAASIWTSDNARGLAMAERIQSGSVWINDAHQINCRLPFGGYKQSGVGRELGPDALDAYTEVKTIHLDLSGGREAKPYDVLLGHPETG; from the coding sequence ATGACGACGGTGGCTGTTCCGCATTATGCGATGTTGATCGGCGGCGAGTCGGTGGACTCCGATCGGCGGCTGTCGCTGGTCGACCCCGGCGACGAGAGCCCGGTCGCCACGGTGGCCTGCGGTGATGCATCGCACGTCGATGCCGCCGTGGCGGCCGCAAAAGCCAGCTTCGAGGACGGTAGCTGGCCGCGGGCCACGCCACAGGAGCGCGCCGCCGTGATGCGCCGCATCGTCGCCGCGGCCGACCAGGTCAGTGATGAGCTGATCGAGCTGGAGATGGCGTGCAACGGCGCGACCATCCGGCTGGCCACTGGATTCCACATCGGTTACGCACTAAGTCATTTCAGCTATTTCGCAGACCTTGCCGAGAGCTACGCCTACCAGCGTCCGGCACCAATCGAGACGTTCCCGGTGCTCAGTCAAAGTGTCGTGCACCGCGAGCCGATCGGGGTGGTCGGCGCGATCACGCCATGGAACTTTCCGCTACTACTGACCCTGTGGAAGGTCGGACCTGCGATTGCGGCGGGAAACAGCGTGGTGGTCAAACCCGACGAGCACACACCACTGTCGATACTCGAGTTCGCCCGTATCGCCGAACGCAGCGGACTACCGCCCGGAGTGATCAACGTGGTCCCCGGCGAGGGGCCCGAGGCCGGGGCCAGACTGGCCTCGCATCCCGACGTGGGCAAGATTGCGTTCACCGGCTCCACCGCGGTAGGACGCGAGATCATGCGGCTGGCATCCGGCACGGTCAAACAGGTGACCCTCGAACTCGGCGGTAAGGGCCCGACGATCGTCCTCGACGACGCCGATCTCGAGATGGCCGTCGAAGGTGTGCTCTACGGATGCTTCGCCTATTCAGGTCAGGTCTGCGAGTCCGGCACCCGCGCACTGGTCCCCACGACGCTCTACCACGAATTCGTCGATCGGCTGGTCAAGCGCGCCGCCACCATCGTGGTAGGCCCGACCAGGGACTGGGACACCGACCTGGGGCCGGTCATCGACGCCGCACAACGCACTCGCATCCTCAACTACATCCGTGGTGCGCAGACCGACGGAGCGACCGTGGCGCTCGGGGGAGAGGCACTGACGGGCGGAATGTTCGACAAGGGGTTCTGGGTGGCGCCGACGATCCTGACCGGCGTGCACAACGACATGGCGATCGCCCGGGAGGAAGTCTTCGGCCCGGTATTGGTGGTCATCGGCTACGACGGGGACGAACAGGCCATCGCGATCGCCAACGACAGTGACTACGGACTGGCCGCCAGCATCTGGACGTCCGACAACGCCAGGGGACTGGCGATGGCCGAACGCATCCAATCCGGCAGCGTGTGGATCAACGATGCCCACCAGATCAACTGTCGGCTCCCGTTCGGCGGTTACAAGCAGAGCGGAGTCGGTCGCGAACTAGGCCCCGATGCGCTCGATGCTTACACGGAGGTCAAGACGATCCATCTGGACCTGTCCGGCGGACGCGAAGCAAAACCCTACGACGTCCTACTCGGCCACCCCGAAACAGGTTGA